One Deltaproteobacteria bacterium HGW-Deltaproteobacteria-4 genomic window carries:
- the nifK gene encoding nitrogenase molybdenum-iron protein subunit beta encodes MANALGLDVKPVTEYTAEEVERVKNWINSEEYKEKNFARQALVINPAHACQPLGAQLVAHGFEGTLPFVHGSQGCASYYRSTLNRHFREPAPAVSDAMTEDGAVFGGQANLHEGLENAYTLYKPKMMAVFTSCMPEVIGDDLTAFIKNAKNKGIIPADFPTPYANTPSFNGTHIHGYDSMLVSILQTLTEGKKIEGRCTGKLNLIPGCDFNTGDYREYKRILKEFGIAVTVLADISETFDSPCDGTYSVYAGGTKLEDAADSINGKATITLGPYATPKTFSWIKDSYAGEHASLAMPIGIVKTDALLMKVAELFGKEVPAAIKAERGRAVDAMTDAQQYMHDKKFAVYGDPDYLMGYVSFLLEMGARPYHILCSRGTKKVEKELQSLLDASAYGKGCKIYMNKDLWHLRSLLLTDPVDAVIGDTHGKFAARDAGIPLFRFGFPVFDRVNLHRSPIIGYQGVINMVTTICNKFLDIKDETCEDRFFEMMR; translated from the coding sequence ATGGCCAATGCCCTCGGACTGGACGTCAAACCGGTCACGGAATATACCGCTGAAGAAGTCGAGCGGGTCAAGAACTGGATCAACAGTGAAGAGTACAAAGAGAAGAACTTTGCCCGTCAGGCGCTGGTGATCAATCCGGCGCATGCCTGTCAGCCCCTCGGCGCCCAGCTCGTTGCGCACGGCTTCGAAGGAACCCTCCCCTTTGTGCATGGCTCGCAGGGCTGCGCTTCCTACTACCGCTCTACCCTCAATCGGCACTTCCGCGAGCCGGCACCGGCGGTCTCTGACGCCATGACCGAGGATGGCGCCGTTTTCGGCGGTCAGGCCAACCTGCACGAAGGGCTGGAGAACGCCTACACCCTGTACAAACCGAAGATGATGGCGGTCTTTACTTCGTGCATGCCGGAAGTCATCGGCGACGACCTCACCGCCTTTATCAAGAACGCCAAGAACAAGGGGATCATTCCGGCCGACTTCCCGACGCCGTATGCCAACACCCCGAGCTTTAACGGCACCCATATCCACGGCTACGATTCGATGCTCGTCTCGATCCTCCAGACCCTGACCGAAGGGAAGAAGATCGAAGGGCGCTGCACCGGCAAGCTCAACCTCATCCCCGGCTGCGACTTCAATACCGGTGATTATCGCGAATACAAGCGCATCCTCAAGGAGTTCGGCATCGCTGTCACCGTCCTCGCCGATATCTCCGAGACCTTCGATTCCCCCTGCGATGGCACTTACAGCGTCTACGCCGGCGGCACCAAGCTCGAAGATGCAGCCGATTCGATCAACGGCAAAGCAACGATCACCCTCGGCCCCTATGCCACCCCCAAGACCTTCAGCTGGATCAAGGACAGCTACGCCGGTGAACATGCCTCCCTCGCCATGCCGATCGGTATCGTCAAGACCGATGCCCTGCTGATGAAGGTCGCCGAGCTCTTCGGTAAGGAAGTTCCGGCCGCGATCAAGGCCGAGCGCGGCCGCGCCGTCGATGCCATGACCGATGCCCAGCAGTACATGCACGACAAGAAGTTCGCGGTCTACGGCGACCCCGACTACCTGATGGGCTACGTCTCCTTCCTGTTGGAGATGGGGGCCCGTCCTTACCACATCCTCTGCAGTCGCGGCACCAAGAAGGTCGAGAAGGAGTTGCAGTCTCTCCTTGACGCCTCCGCTTACGGCAAGGGGTGCAAGATCTACATGAACAAAGACCTGTGGCACCTGCGCAGCCTGCTCCTTACCGATCCGGTCGACGCAGTGATCGGCGACACCCACGGCAAATTTGCCGCACGCGATGCCGGCATCCCCCTCTTCCGTTTCGGCTTCCCGGTCTTCGACCGCGTCAACCTGCACCGTTCGCCGATCATCGGCTACCAGGGGGTGATCAACATGGTCACGACCATCTGCAACAAGTTCCTCGATATCAAGGATGAAACCTGCGAGGACCGCTTCTTTGAAATGATGCGTTAA
- the nifD gene encoding nitrogenase molybdenum-iron protein alpha chain — protein MTEKIRKVLGISKESTQEMIDKVLDAYPEKARKKRAPHLGPNDPASGKSCVQSNKKTVPGVMSARGCAYAGAKGVVWGPIRDMVHVSHGPVGCGWYSWGTRRNLMSGINGVTQFGMMFTSDFQEKDIVYGGDKKLKTLLSEAHELFPLAKGISVLSECPVGLIGDDINSVAKTVAKELDLPIIPCNCEGFRGVSQSLGHHISNDTIRDYIIETREFTEPETPYDIALIGDYNIGGDVWSAKALLEEIGLNVKSVWTGDGEMEKIAATHKVKLNLIHCYRSMNYMCKVMEEKFGIPWLEFNFFGPTKIKESLRAIGQCFDATIQEKVEAAIARHEPIMQAIIDEYKPRLEGKKVMLLVGGLRPRHTIGAYEDLGMECVGSGYEFAHVDDYDRTAPEMPDATVVYDDPSEFEFEKFAETLKPDLIGSGIKEKYIFQKMGIPFRQMHSWDYSGPYHGYQGFAIFARDVDMAVNSPTWGLVKSPF, from the coding sequence ATGACTGAAAAAATAAGAAAAGTCCTCGGCATCAGCAAAGAGTCGACGCAGGAGATGATCGACAAGGTCCTTGATGCTTATCCCGAAAAGGCGCGAAAAAAGCGCGCCCCGCACCTCGGCCCCAACGATCCGGCTTCGGGAAAGAGCTGCGTCCAGTCGAACAAGAAGACCGTCCCCGGCGTCATGTCCGCCCGTGGTTGTGCTTATGCCGGTGCCAAAGGGGTGGTATGGGGGCCGATCCGCGATATGGTCCATGTCTCGCACGGCCCGGTCGGCTGCGGCTGGTACTCCTGGGGGACGCGCCGCAACCTGATGAGCGGCATCAACGGCGTCACTCAGTTCGGGATGATGTTCACCTCCGACTTTCAGGAAAAAGATATCGTCTACGGCGGCGACAAGAAGCTCAAGACCCTCCTCAGCGAGGCGCACGAACTCTTCCCTCTCGCCAAGGGGATTTCGGTCCTTTCCGAATGTCCGGTCGGTCTCATCGGTGACGATATCAACTCCGTTGCCAAGACCGTGGCCAAGGAACTCGATCTGCCGATTATCCCTTGTAACTGCGAAGGCTTCCGCGGCGTCTCCCAGTCCCTCGGCCACCACATCAGTAACGACACCATCCGCGACTACATCATTGAGACCCGCGAATTCACCGAGCCCGAGACTCCCTACGATATCGCCCTGATCGGCGACTACAACATCGGCGGCGACGTCTGGAGCGCCAAGGCCCTCCTCGAAGAGATCGGCCTTAATGTCAAGAGTGTCTGGACCGGTGACGGCGAGATGGAGAAGATAGCCGCCACCCATAAGGTCAAGCTCAACCTCATCCACTGCTACCGTTCGATGAACTACATGTGCAAGGTCATGGAGGAAAAGTTCGGTATCCCCTGGCTGGAGTTCAACTTCTTCGGCCCGACCAAGATCAAGGAGTCGCTACGCGCCATCGGCCAGTGTTTCGATGCAACGATTCAGGAAAAGGTCGAAGCGGCCATAGCCCGGCATGAGCCGATCATGCAGGCGATTATCGATGAGTACAAGCCGCGCCTCGAAGGGAAGAAGGTCATGCTCCTGGTCGGCGGTCTCCGCCCCCGTCACACCATCGGCGCTTACGAAGATCTCGGCATGGAGTGTGTCGGTTCCGGTTACGAATTTGCCCACGTTGACGATTATGACCGCACTGCCCCGGAGATGCCGGACGCGACGGTTGTTTATGACGACCCTTCCGAGTTCGAGTTTGAAAAATTTGCGGAAACCCTCAAGCCCGATCTGATCGGTTCCGGGATTAAAGAGAAGTATATCTTCCAGAAGATGGGGATCCCCTTCCGGCAGATGCACAGCTGGGATTACTCCGGCCCCTACCACGGCTATCAGGGCTTTGCCATCTTCGCCCGCGATGTCGATATGGCGGTGAACAGCCCGACCTGGGGGCTGGTGAAGAGCCCGTTTTAA
- the nifH gene encoding nitrogenase iron protein, translating into MRQIAIYGKGGIGKSTTTQNTVAGLAYLGKKVMIVGCDPKADSTRLILHAKAQNTVMDLVREKGTVEDLELEDVMKVGYGDVKCVESGGPEPGVGCAGRGVITAINFLEEEGAYTPDLDFVFYDVLGDVVCGGFAMPIREGKAEEIYIVCSGEMMAMYAANNIAKGILKYASSGKVRLAGLICNARKTDKEFELVSALAEKLGTQMIHFVPRDNQVQRAEMRRMTVIEYSPEHPQAQEYRNLAEKILNNKMLVVPTPLEMEELEDLLMEFGIMEAEDESVVGKSENAA; encoded by the coding sequence CTGCGTCAGATTGCAATTTATGGCAAGGGCGGCATCGGCAAATCGACCACCACCCAGAATACCGTCGCCGGCCTCGCTTATCTCGGCAAGAAGGTAATGATCGTCGGCTGCGACCCCAAGGCCGACTCGACCCGCCTCATCCTCCACGCCAAGGCGCAGAATACGGTCATGGATCTGGTACGGGAAAAAGGGACGGTCGAGGATCTCGAACTTGAAGATGTCATGAAGGTCGGCTACGGCGATGTTAAATGCGTCGAATCGGGTGGCCCGGAGCCGGGGGTCGGCTGCGCCGGTCGCGGCGTCATCACCGCCATCAACTTTTTGGAAGAAGAAGGTGCTTACACCCCGGATCTCGACTTTGTCTTCTATGACGTCCTCGGCGACGTCGTCTGCGGCGGCTTTGCCATGCCGATCCGCGAAGGGAAGGCCGAAGAGATCTACATTGTCTGCTCCGGCGAGATGATGGCGATGTACGCCGCCAACAACATCGCCAAGGGGATTCTCAAGTACGCCTCCAGTGGCAAGGTGCGCCTCGCCGGTCTGATCTGCAACGCCCGCAAGACCGACAAGGAGTTCGAGCTGGTCAGTGCCCTGGCCGAAAAACTCGGCACCCAGATGATCCACTTTGTCCCCCGCGACAATCAGGTGCAGCGCGCCGAAATGCGGCGCATGACCGTCATCGAATATTCCCCGGAGCATCCGCAGGCGCAGGAGTACCGCAATCTCGCCGAAAAGATCCTTAACAACAAGATGCTCGTCGTCCCGACGCCGCTGGAGATGGAAGAGCTCGAAGACCTGCTCATGGAGTTCGGGATCATGGAAGCCGAAGACGAAAGCGTTGTCGGCAAGTCGGAGAACGCGGCGTAA
- a CDS encoding DUF507 domain-containing protein, protein MRWSEERISHLAHQVFNDLWRGDLIEADDAGRALSSLKNALSNIVRAEEEVDSLIRDKLNKQKKIIGSHDWQLLYARYHREEMTKRGWA, encoded by the coding sequence ATGAGGTGGTCAGAGGAACGCATCTCTCATCTGGCACACCAGGTCTTCAATGATCTGTGGCGGGGCGACCTCATCGAAGCTGACGACGCTGGTCGCGCCCTCTCTTCCTTGAAAAACGCCTTGAGCAACATCGTCCGCGCCGAAGAGGAAGTCGATAGCCTGATTCGCGACAAGCTCAACAAACAGAAGAAGATTATCGGCAGCCACGATTGGCAGCTGCTTTATGCCCGCTACCATCGGGAAGAGATGACGAAACGCGGCTGGGCCTGA
- a CDS encoding co-chaperone GroES, whose amino-acid sequence MNIRPLHDRVIVERVEEETKTAGGLFIPDSAKEKPQKGIIIAAGHGKKTEDGKLLPIDVKVGDQVLFGKYSGTEIKLDGKEYLMMREDEILAVLEK is encoded by the coding sequence ATGAACATCAGACCGTTGCATGACCGCGTAATCGTCGAGAGAGTCGAAGAAGAGACCAAAACCGCCGGGGGACTTTTCATCCCCGATTCCGCTAAAGAGAAGCCGCAGAAGGGGATCATCATCGCCGCCGGCCATGGCAAGAAGACCGAAGACGGCAAGCTCCTCCCCATCGACGTCAAAGTCGGCGACCAGGTTCTTTTCGGCAAGTACTCCGGCACCGAGATCAAACTCGACGGTAAAGAGTATCTGATGATGCGCGAAGATGAAATCCTCGCCGTGCTTGAGAAATAA
- the groL gene encoding chaperonin GroEL — translation MAAKEIKFGQDARAKILVGVNALADAVKVTLGPKGRNVVIEKSYGAPLITKDGVTVAKEIELDDKFENMGAQLVKEVASKTSDIAGDGTTTATVLAQAIYREGVKLVTAGHSPMEIKRGIDKAVAVCVESLKEISKPIKDHKEIAQVGTISANSDKTIGDIIAEAMEKVGKEGVITVEEAKSMETTLETVEGMQFDRGYLSPYFATDAERMEAVQENALILIHDKKISNMRDLLPILEPVAKQGLPLLIIAEDIDGEALATLVVNRLRGTLNVVAVKAPGFGDRRKAMLEDIAVLTGGKVISEEVGFKLETATIDMLGRAKRVVVDKENTTIIDGAGDESEIAGRVKQIRAQVDETKSDYDREKLQERLAKLVGGVAVVKVGAATETEMKEKKARVEDALHATRAAVEEGIVPGGGVALLRCLPALEKLKLEGEQQFGVNIVKRALEEPLRQIAANAGAEGSIVVNKVVTKKDIAYGFDASNDTYCDMLAAGIIDPTKVTRSALQNAASVAGLMLTTEACIAERPKKDGPAMPDMSGMGGMGGMGGMM, via the coding sequence ATGGCCGCTAAAGAAATTAAATTCGGGCAGGATGCCCGTGCCAAAATCCTCGTCGGTGTCAACGCTCTTGCTGACGCCGTTAAAGTCACCCTCGGACCGAAGGGGCGCAACGTCGTCATCGAGAAGTCCTACGGCGCACCGCTGATCACCAAGGACGGCGTCACCGTCGCCAAAGAAATCGAACTCGACGACAAGTTCGAGAACATGGGCGCGCAGCTGGTCAAGGAAGTCGCTTCCAAGACCTCCGACATCGCCGGCGACGGCACCACCACCGCCACCGTTCTCGCCCAGGCGATCTACCGTGAAGGCGTCAAGCTCGTCACCGCCGGCCACAGCCCGATGGAGATCAAGCGCGGCATCGATAAAGCCGTCGCCGTTTGCGTCGAATCCTTGAAAGAGATCTCCAAGCCGATCAAGGATCACAAAGAGATCGCCCAGGTCGGCACCATCTCCGCCAACAGCGACAAGACCATCGGCGACATCATCGCCGAGGCGATGGAAAAAGTCGGCAAGGAAGGGGTCATCACTGTCGAAGAAGCCAAATCGATGGAGACCACTCTGGAGACCGTCGAAGGGATGCAGTTTGACCGCGGCTACCTCTCCCCCTACTTCGCCACCGATGCCGAGCGCATGGAAGCAGTGCAGGAGAACGCCCTGATCCTCATCCACGACAAGAAGATCAGCAACATGCGCGATCTTCTCCCCATCCTTGAGCCGGTCGCCAAGCAGGGTCTTCCCCTGTTGATCATTGCCGAGGATATCGATGGCGAAGCACTGGCGACCCTGGTTGTCAACCGTCTGCGCGGCACCCTCAACGTCGTTGCCGTTAAAGCCCCGGGCTTTGGCGATCGTCGTAAAGCGATGCTCGAAGATATCGCTGTCCTCACCGGCGGCAAAGTCATCTCCGAAGAAGTCGGCTTCAAACTCGAAACCGCCACCATCGACATGCTCGGCCGTGCCAAGCGCGTTGTCGTCGACAAAGAGAACACCACGATCATCGATGGCGCCGGCGATGAGTCCGAGATCGCTGGTCGCGTCAAGCAGATCCGCGCTCAGGTTGACGAGACCAAGAGCGACTACGATCGCGAGAAGCTCCAGGAGCGTCTTGCCAAACTGGTCGGCGGCGTTGCCGTGGTCAAAGTCGGCGCAGCCACCGAGACCGAGATGAAAGAGAAGAAAGCCCGCGTTGAAGACGCTCTGCACGCCACCCGTGCGGCGGTCGAAGAAGGGATCGTCCCTGGCGGCGGTGTTGCCCTTCTCCGTTGCCTCCCGGCCCTGGAGAAGCTCAAACTCGAAGGCGAGCAGCAGTTCGGCGTCAACATCGTCAAGCGCGCCCTCGAAGAGCCCCTGCGTCAGATTGCCGCGAACGCCGGCGCTGAAGGCTCGATCGTCGTCAACAAGGTCGTCACCAAGAAGGACATCGCTTACGGCTTTGACGCTTCCAATGACACCTACTGCGACATGCTCGCCGCCGGCATCATCGACCCGACCAAGGTCACCCGCAGCGCCCTGCAGAATGCAGCGTCCGTTGCCGGTCTGATGCTGACCACCGAGGCCTGCATTGCCGAGCGCCCGAAGAAAGACGGCCCGGCTATGCCTGACATGAGCGGCATGGGCGGTATGGGCGGCATGGGCGGCATGATGTAA